The genomic segment AAACGCACTGCCTACATTATGGgacaaattgaaattaccCAACAATATCAAGgcaattattataattttgtgctcgttttttttttatgaacgtAAATCTATTTCTTGTGATCATCAGGACGTGCTGCGAGATCCACCTATTCTAGAACGTCTGTATTCATCAGCACAGAAGTTAACTCCAATAGAACTCCAAGTTGAAACTAGCGTACTTCCGAGTCTTTCAGCCGCATTACTTTCGCCTCCGGTTCGACCAAGTCGATCCAAGGTTAAGCGTTCCCAATCCGACTTCCATTCTGATTATCACATCGACGATGCTTCCGATTCCATTGTAAACTaaaacaacatttaattttcaatattccGTTGACTAATTTCACTTGGCTCATAGATTCGCTGTCGAGATGATGCTGGACTAGAACTTCAACAGCAATTGGAGGAGACTGTCAAAGGCCAGCGTTGTCGATTGCTGGCACTTCAATCCCACTTGCAGTGCGCTTTAGAAGCTGGTCAAACTGCACTCCCAGTTTTTCGAACAGAGTTGAACTCCATTCGAAAATTAACGATTGAATGGAGTCAAGTAGCCAACGAACAATTAGCTCGTTTGCGATTCGAATTAATTCAACATATTAGAGAGATGTTTGCCGCTACAGAaaaaacttcggaagtcataTTGGAGGAAGTCAagagtcaaaacaaaaaattggatgaagaaaaagttaaattggAAGACGAATTAAAGTCTGTTCGAGTTGAACTTGAAGATTGGAAGAAACAATGCAGCCGATGgcaggaagaaaagaaagagcttGTCAGTAGCGCTCAATTTTGTCTACGGCAGCGGGAAGAAGAGCTGGAGAAACAGAGAATTGAACAGTTGcgccaacaaaaaatgaaatacaagcAGGAAATTAACGCCTTAAAAGAAACGGTGAAAAATACCGAAGAAAAGTGTAAAGCAATTGTCAGCGAATGGCAAGCCGTTTCCGAACAAGTAAGTATTGATTGTCGTTATAATTATTATGTGACATAAGTAAATATGTTATTAACACAACATATTTTAATTGGATACGTAGGAGAATCCAGATGCATTAAGGACATGGAAACAGGAGCTGATGCTTGGTCACGAAGTAGAACTCGAACAGTTAAAGTTGGAAAAAGATTCGGAATTAAGTGGCCTTCTGGAACTTCAAACGCAAATGACGCTTCCAGACACTAACGATTGGAAATTAAAGTATGAACACTTgcttaaagaaaatgaaacacaaaaacTTCAACTTCAGGAGGAATTGCAACGTAAACATCGCTTAGAGATTGAAGGACTTAGATCACGGTTAGTAGAGAGATGATTGTTTTCCTGGAATCTTTTATATGCTTTAATACGTAATATGGAAATTATTGTAGATTTCGCATGATGGCAAGCCAGTCCCCGTCGACGGATTGTAGATCAAGATCCGATTCTTTggacaaatttgaaatgcgGACAACCCCACCTGCCAGCCCGTGCAATCTAGTGAGAACCAAGCGAGTATCGGTAATGAAATGCAAACGTTTTGTGCCAAAGTTAAGCTTGTAAcctttctttccattttaatATCATTGAAGGAGAGTCAATCGGACGAACTGTTGCTACCCTTAGTAGAGAAGTTGAAGCAAGAGAAGGACAAGTTATCTACGCTTGTCGAAAGCTATACAACCCACTACAAGACGAGCAACACCAAGCCTACTAAATGGGAAGCAACGCTTTCTGAAGCGTTAAAAGAATCGAATCAGATGATGCAGAGCGTTGGTTCAAAAGTCGATCAACTTCGCCAAGAAAGTGTTAATCTCTCAAGCAAACCTCCTCTTCCATTTACCACATCCATATCCCAGATTAGGTACAGTATATTCCTCGATTACATGTGTACTGACGATTGAAAATGGTTCTTTTGTTTAGTTCGGTGAACATGGCAGCTAGTGTGGCAGTTTTGCAGTCGGATGATAAATCGCCACCGAGCCCATTACTTCCTCCaaaatcttctttaaaaaagaaaccaatggtattctgcatttttattttaatgcagGGCGCAAATTAACGTTGTAGTTTTCTCCTATTTAGAGTAAAATGACTAGGTCGCTTGTCAGACAAGGTTCGGCTAATGTTTACGGTTGCGAAGTGGGAGATGCAGTAGTTGTACAATGGGATGAACGATATTCAACCCATATTTTGTACAATAAAGGACCGTATCTCCATTTTCTGCATGCCGATTCAATATCCTCGCTCGGATTACAGAACGTGACGATGGAGCCGTTTTTGGCTCGTGTTATTCAAAGGGAGTTCTGCCTGGTCCGGAAGGTATTCCTTCGTGAGTTTACTAAAAGTTTGAATAAACTACAAATATCTTTCTTATACTATAGGAAGAAAATCGTTACAATCTTCCAAAAGGAACAAACTTTTATCGTGTGAAAGTGGACCGAATAAATAGTACCTCTTAAGTCTGGACTGGTTGGACTTCGACAAtcaagtttttcaaaaacaattacaaagtcaacgaaatattttgtgcgtgtttgtgtttctttttaggtTGGGcattaaattgaaaacacaATTAATAATACACATTTACAGTAAACCCAATGCCAACTTTGCCGCCACACTTGCATATACTTGCAAAATCATCGCGTCTCGCCTTCTAGATGCTGAGATGATTTCGGCTACTATTTTCAGATATATGAATATATTAGtctaatgaaatatttaaacataCCATACAACCTTACGTTATTTATTGTCTGTatatgaaaaagaagtttctGTAAACTTTGTACATGAAGTTTGCCggataaaatgaaatgggtTTTTTGCCACcttaaagaaaaggaattttctaTATTCTAGAGGCTTGTAAATGCAAGCTTCCGTAGTGTAGTTGGTTATCACGTCTGCTTTACACGcagaaggtcctcagttcgaacCTGGGCGGGAGCattcgttttaaaaaaattctattactTTATTGGATGAAatatgttttaattatttatttattgtggAATACTAAATATTCTATGTCTGTCTGAAAACTGAAGACTTGTAATCTGATTTAATTTGTAATCGAActtctaaaagagaaaaaatctatATTGTGGTAAGTAAAAAAACCAGTCGGTCGTCGGCATTGATTGACacagaatctaaaaaaatttacataaatcATAAATACATACTTCTTATCGAAAG from the Daphnia pulex isolate KAP4 chromosome 1, ASM2113471v1 genome contains:
- the LOC124189781 gene encoding RB1-inducible coiled-coil protein 1-like isoform X2, translating into MLYVFLVDTGTTLTFDMNLALDTVANLKEVVYKASKIAPDKQILLISGGQGLDPSHRVCSYSAGTDTNPIFLFCKSTIESAVPPSPSIDFGSAHDLRHKAEVCLNDKETTYQTVVARVQLAQQFYETGREITRVCEQLVHDQHMQQQGWSAVVANLEDVMTDFKGRTQLFEQTYQHYLSSREEYLDILSHFWDDLNALANIPVLSCLLNKAEEMPLLDWVHSTDDEDTNLNVVADSCTKALEQMDHQLLQALERNIKSALSSAERPEMKEIRGLEERLFGLEQLLVEARKQVQEQCDIAQALLQNQQRARNFNDASILPELCTSHRHQIKVMLKNDDRLRDIRSRCSRAKEELGKNLHARLRWMMFVQRQLNEVHERLNLQNENLRRLRRHFDLLRQLHQAPSIYLRSMVEIVRRKHFAAKFIEWAATLSGYSATVHQDEASLRKSFIESCEGHFLTQLFPGILEQFTPSFATSPPSPFDVNIPSVSIDDLERLKNALPTLWDKLKLPNNIKDVLRDPPILERLYSSAQKLTPIELQVETSVLPSLSAALLSPPVRPSRSKVKRSQSDFHSDYHIDDASDSIIRCRDDAGLELQQQLEETVKGQRCRLLALQSHLQCALEAGQTALPVFRTELNSIRKLTIEWSQVANEQLARLRFELIQHIREMFAATEKTSEVILEEVKSQNKKLDEEKVKLEDELKSVRVELEDWKKQCSRWQEEKKELVSSAQFCLRQREEELEKQRIEQLRQQKMKYKQEINALKETVKNTEEKCKAIVSEWQAVSEQENPDALRTWKQELMLGHEVELEQLKLEKDSELSGLLELQTQMTLPDTNDWKLKYEHLLKENETQKLQLQEELQRKHRLEIEGLRSRFRMMASQSPSTDCRSRSDSLDKFEMRTTPPASPCNLVRTKRVSESQSDELLLPLVEKLKQEKDKLSTLVESYTTHYKTSNTKPTKWEATLSEALKESNQMMQSVGSKVDQLRQESVNLSSKPPLPFTTSISQISSVNMAASVAVLQSDDKSPPSPLLPPKSSLKKKPMSKMTRSLVRQGSANVYGCEVGDAVVVQWDERYSTHILYNKGPYLHFLHADSISSLGLQNVTMEPFLARVIQREFCLVRKEENRYNLPKGTNFYRVKVDRINSTS
- the LOC124189781 gene encoding RB1-inducible coiled-coil protein 1-like isoform X1; the encoded protein is MLYVFLVDTGTTLTFDMNLALDTVANLKEVVYKASKIAPDKQILLISGGQGLDPSHRVCSYSAGTDTNPIFLFCKSTIESAVPPSPSIDFGSAHDLRHKAEVCLNDKETTYQTVVARVQLAQQFYETGREITRVCEQLVHDQHMQQQGWSAVVANLEDVMTDFKGRTQLFEQTYQHYLSSREEYLDILSHFWDDLNALANIPVLSCLLNKAEEMPLLDWVHSTDDEDTNLNVVADSCTKALEQMDHQLLQALERNIKSALSSAERPEMKEIRGLEERLFGLEQLLVEARKQVQEQCDIAQALLQNQQRARNFNDASILPELCTSHRHQIKVMLKNDDRLRDIRSRCSRAKEELGKNLHARLRWMMFVQRQLNEVHERLNLQNENLRRLRRHFDLLRQLHQAPSIYLRSMVEIVRRKHFAAKFIEWAATLSGYSATVHQDEASLRKSFIESCEGHFLTQLFPGILEQFTPSFATSPPSPFDVNIPSVSIDDLERLKNALPTLWDKLKLPNNIKAIIIILCSFFFYERKSISCDHQDVLRDPPILERLYSSAQKLTPIELQVETSVLPSLSAALLSPPVRPSRSKVKRSQSDFHSDYHIDDASDSIIRCRDDAGLELQQQLEETVKGQRCRLLALQSHLQCALEAGQTALPVFRTELNSIRKLTIEWSQVANEQLARLRFELIQHIREMFAATEKTSEVILEEVKSQNKKLDEEKVKLEDELKSVRVELEDWKKQCSRWQEEKKELVSSAQFCLRQREEELEKQRIEQLRQQKMKYKQEINALKETVKNTEEKCKAIVSEWQAVSEQENPDALRTWKQELMLGHEVELEQLKLEKDSELSGLLELQTQMTLPDTNDWKLKYEHLLKENETQKLQLQEELQRKHRLEIEGLRSRFRMMASQSPSTDCRSRSDSLDKFEMRTTPPASPCNLVRTKRVSESQSDELLLPLVEKLKQEKDKLSTLVESYTTHYKTSNTKPTKWEATLSEALKESNQMMQSVGSKVDQLRQESVNLSSKPPLPFTTSISQISSVNMAASVAVLQSDDKSPPSPLLPPKSSLKKKPMSKMTRSLVRQGSANVYGCEVGDAVVVQWDERYSTHILYNKGPYLHFLHADSISSLGLQNVTMEPFLARVIQREFCLVRKEENRYNLPKGTNFYRVKVDRINSTS